A stretch of Kwoniella dendrophila CBS 6074 chromosome 2, complete sequence DNA encodes these proteins:
- a CDS encoding tartrate dehydrogenase: MSPIAIYPVNEANAFPEGYATQPERKNVYKIAQIGADGIGPEVIEAGVQAVHAVAKKVGSFKVDFTELDWSSDRYKKTGSYVPADYLDILKQHDAIFFGAVGAPDVPDHISLWGLRLAICQPYMYANVRRTKVLPGTSSPLSGLQPGDLDWCIIRENSEGEYAGHGGRSHRGLDHEIGTEVTIFTRTGIRRIARYAFQVAQSRPRKLLTYVTKSNAMRNGMVLWDEVIKEVAKEFPDVTMDSMLVDAMTVRMTLHSKSLDTILATNLHADILSDLAAALAGSIGIAPTANIDPSRTMPSMFEPIHGSAFDITGLGISNPVGTFWSACEMLDWLGENEASRLLMKAIEQTCADGIKTKDLGGNANTQQVTDAVIDRIRAL; the protein is encoded by the exons ATGTCCCCAATCGCTATTTACCCTGTCAATGAAGCTAACGCCTTCCCAGAAGGATATGCCACCCAAC CTGAACGAAAAAACGTTTATAAAATCGCTCAAATTGGAGCCGATGGTATTGGACCTGAAGTAATTGAAGCTGGTGTTCAAGCTGTTCATGCAGTTGCTAAAAAAGTCGGATCatttaaagttgattttaCAGAATTAGATTGGTCTTCAGATAGATACAAGAAAACTGGAAGTTATGTTCCAGCAGATTACTTGGATATACTCAAACAACATGATGCTATATT CTTCGGTGCAGTCGGCGCTCCTGATGTACCTGATCATATATCTTTATGGGGTTTGAGACTTGCGATTTGTCAACCATACATGTATGCAAACGTGAG ACGAACTAAAGTACTCCCTGGTACAAGTTCGCCTCTCAGTGGCCTTCAACCAGGAGATTTAGATTGGTGTATAATCCGAGAAAATTCGGAAGGTGAATATGCTGGTCATGGTGGTCGATCTCATAGAGGATTAGACCATGAGATTGGTACTG AGGTCACAATCTTTACACGAACTGGTATTCGACGAATTGCAAGATATGCTTTCCAAGTTGCTCAATCTAGACCTAGAAAACTTTTGACCTATGTTACCAAGTCTAACGCGATGAGAAACGGTATGGTACTTTGGGACGAAGTCATAAAAGAAGTTGCCAAGGAGTTCCCCGACGTC ACTATGGATAGTATGCTCGTAGATGCTATGACAGTAAGAATGACCTTacattcaaaatcattagatACTATATTAGCTACGAATTTACATGCGGAtatattatcagatttagctgctgctTTAGCAGGATCAATTGGAATTGCACCTACAGCAAATATTGATCCTTCAAGAACTATGCCATCAATGTTTGAACCTATTCATGGATCTGCATTTGATATTACTGGTTTAGGAATATCGAATCCTGTTGGAACATTTTGGAGTGCTTGTGAAATGTTAGATTGgttaggtgaaaatgaagcttCAAGATTATTGATGAAAGCTATAGAACAAACATGTGCAGATGGTATCAAGACtaaagatttaggtggtaatgctaATACCCAACAAGTTACAGATGCTGTTATTGACCGTATTAGAGCTTTGTAA